AGCCCAGGAGCGGCATACGGCGCCCGTGTGCGCAGCTCGCGCGAGGACCGGGTATGGAGCCAAGAGGACTTAGCCGCACGAACGGCATATTCCAGTAAGCATATTTCTGCAGTGGAAACTGCACGCAAGCCGCCAACTCTGCCGTTCTCGCGGGCCTTGGACCTGGCCTTCGGCACCACCGGTACCGCCGATTCGTTCGAACGTGAGTGGCGTGAACTGCGGCACGGGGCGCTGCTGGAGGGGTTCCCGGAGTACTTGGGCCACGAGGCCCGAGCGGTGGAGATCCGGCTCTACGAAGTAGGCGTCATACCTGGCTTGCTCCAGACTCCGGACTACGCGGCGACTCTGGAAGCGGACGCCGTCCGACGCGCGGCGATCACGCAAGACCAGGCGGATGAACGCGTTGCGCTGGTGGCGCAGCGACAGGCCAGCCTCAACCGCACGCCCGCACCCTTGATCTTCACTGTCCTGGACGAGAGTTGCCTCCATCGACCGATGGGCCCACCGTCCGTGATGGATGCCCAGTGCGCCCGCCTTCTCCAATTCGCCGAGCTCCCGAACACAGTGCTTCAGGTCGCCCCGTTCACGATGGGGGAACGGCGGCCGTTCAGTCTGCCCATCACCGTGTTGACCATGGCGGACAGATCACTCATGTCGTACGCGGAGTCCTCGCAGCGAGGTCACTTGGAGCGGGAAAGCACTGGGGTGCTGCCCATGCTCACCGCCTACCATCAGCTACAGGCCGAAGCACTCTCACAAGCGGACTCAGTGGCCATGATCCGTGAGGTACGAAAGGGCATTCCGTGACGACGACCGAACCCCCTCGTTGGTACAAGTCCTCCTACAGCGGCAACGGCGGCCAGTGCGTCGAGGTCGCCGCCAACCTCGCCCGCTCGCGCGGCGTCGTCCCCGTCCGTGACTCCAAGGACCCGAGCGGACCGGTCCTGGACGTCTCCACCGGTGCGTTCGCCTCGTTCGTGGCGGGCGTCAAGAGCGGGCACCTCGACGCCGCCTGACACGGCGCGACACAGCGAAAGGGCACCCCGTGACGACCGAGCACCCGCAGTGGTTCACGTCCTCGTACAGCAACAACGGCGGCAACTGCATAGAGGTCGCCGCCAACCTCGCCCGCTCGCGCGGCGTCGTTCCCGTCCGTGACTCCAAGGACCCGAGCGGACCGGTCCTGGACGTCTCGACCGGTGCGTTCGCCTCGTTCGTGGCGGGCGTCAAGAGCGGACACCTCGACGCCGCCTGACACGGCGCGACGCCCCCAACCCCCGCCCCCACCACCGCGGATGGCCCGCCGCGCCCCGGGCCCGTACCGTACGGGTCCCGTACCGTACGGGCGGGGTGACGGAGGGGGGCCGGGCCATGGGGGCCGGACTGCGGCTGGGACCGCTGCTGAGGTACGTGGAGTGGCCGGACGGCGCCGGTGCGGCCGACGGGGAGCCGTACGCGCCGACCGCGACGATCTGGATCGAGGCGGACCGGCCTCGCACCGCCGAGGTGCGCTGCGCGGACGGCGCGGGCGGCCGCGCCCGCACCTTCCAGGTCGCCGGCCACCACTACGCGCTCGTCCCGGTCACCGGCCTGGCGCCCGGCACGACCACGGCGTACGAGGTGCTGCT
This portion of the Streptomyces changanensis genome encodes:
- a CDS encoding helix-turn-helix domain-containing protein, with translation MVNRKQLHPESSPGAAYGARVRSSREDRVWSQEDLAARTAYSSKHISAVETARKPPTLPFSRALDLAFGTTGTADSFEREWRELRHGALLEGFPEYLGHEARAVEIRLYEVGVIPGLLQTPDYAATLEADAVRRAAITQDQADERVALVAQRQASLNRTPAPLIFTVLDESCLHRPMGPPSVMDAQCARLLQFAELPNTVLQVAPFTMGERRPFSLPITVLTMADRSLMSYAESSQRGHLERESTGVLPMLTAYHQLQAEALSQADSVAMIREVRKGIP
- a CDS encoding DUF397 domain-containing protein, with amino-acid sequence MTTTEPPRWYKSSYSGNGGQCVEVAANLARSRGVVPVRDSKDPSGPVLDVSTGAFASFVAGVKSGHLDAA
- a CDS encoding DUF397 domain-containing protein, which translates into the protein MTTEHPQWFTSSYSNNGGNCIEVAANLARSRGVVPVRDSKDPSGPVLDVSTGAFASFVAGVKSGHLDAA